Proteins from a genomic interval of Papaver somniferum cultivar HN1 chromosome 4, ASM357369v1, whole genome shotgun sequence:
- the LOC113271531 gene encoding 1,4-alpha-glucan-branching enzyme 3, chloroplastic/amyloplastic-like yields MATYAVPTLPLHPPRTNFISSFNFPLHYNSLVSKTIRTTIPTQKWRNSRRKTTISAQERKVSSSPNKKSSEKGFDPAGFLTKHGITDKGFAQFLRERYKSIKDLKEQFFPRFANVMELSSGYELMGIHRNVQHRLDYMEWAPGARYCAVVGDFNGWSNTEHSAGKGHFGHDDFGYWFVILQDKVKEGQVPDELYFQQYNYADDYDKGDSGVTIEELFKKMNEEYWEPGEDRFLNKRFEVPAKLYEQMFGPNGPQTEEELGEIPDAETRYREWKEKHKDDPPSNLPPCDVIDSGKEYDVFNIVDDPVWLEKFRAKQPPIDYWLELRKGRKAWSEKYNPSIPHGSRYRVYFNTPSGPVERVPAWATYVLPEVEGKQSVAVHWEPPPEEAYRWKNERPKVPKSLRIYECHVGISGSEPKVASFSEFTEKVLLHVKESGYNAIQLIGVIEHKDYFTVGYRVTNLFAVSSRFGTPDDFKRLVDEAHGLGMLVFLDIVHSYSAADEMVGLSLFDGSNDCYFHTGKRGHHKYWGTRMFKYGDLDVLHYLLSNLKWWVEEYQVDGFHFHSLSSMMYTHNGFAAFTGDMEEYYNQYVDKDALIYLILANEMLHELNPNIITIAEDATFYPGLCEPTSEGGLGFDFYDNITVSEMWLSLLENVPDHEWSMNKVVKTLLGNGQNTNKMLIYAENHNQSISGGRSFGEILFGGTKEPSSGSENMLLRGSSLYKMIKLITFTISGRAYLNFMGNEFGHPMRVEFPMPSNDFSFSLANRQWDLVKDKGVHQDIFSFDKDMMKLDERMFSRSLPKIHHVNDTTMVISYIRGPFLFVFNFHPENSYERYSVGADEAGEYQLILDTDGVNYGGQGHLKDDQYLQRTMSNRIDGLRNCLEIMLPSRTAQVYKLTRILRV; encoded by the exons ATGGCTACTTATGCAGTACCAACTCTTCCACTTCATCCACCAAGAACTAATTTCATCTCCTCTTTCAATTTCCCACTTCATTATAACAGTTTAGTCTCTAAAACAATAAGAACCACCATTCCAACTCAAAAATGGAGAAATTCCAGAAGaaaaacaacaatttcagcacaAGAAAGAAAAGTATCATCATCACCAAACAAAAAAAGCAGTGAGAAAGGGTTTGACCCAGCTGGTTTTCTCACCAAACATGGCATTACGGATAAGGGTTTTGCTCAGTTCCTGAGAGAAAG GTATAAGAGTATCAAGGACCTTAAAGAACAATTCTTCCCTCGCTTTGCTAATGTCATGGAACTCTCTTCTGG gtatgagttaATGGGTATACATCGAAATGTACAACACCGATTGGATTACATGGAATGGGCACCGG GTGCACGTTATTGTGCAGTGGTTGGTGATTTTAATGGGTGGTCTAACACAGAACACAGTGCAGGAAAGGGGCATTTTGGTCATGATGATTTTGGGTATTGGTTTGTTATTCTGCAAGATAAAGTAAAAGAAGGGCAAGTACCAGATGAATTGTATTTCCAGCAGTATAACTACGCAGATGACTATGACAAAGGTGACAGTGGTGTTACAATTGAAGAGTTATTTAAGAAAATGAATGAAGAGTATTGGGAACCTGGAGAAGACCGGTTTCTTAATAAGCGTTTTGAAGTGCCTGCTAAGTTGTATGAACAAATGTTCGGCCCAAATGGACCCCAGACTGAAGAGGAATTGGGGGAAATACCTGACGCTGAGACAAGATATAGAGAATGGAAAGAGAAACATAAAGATGATCCTCCCAGCAACTTACCTCCATGTGATGTAATTGACAGTGGAAAAGAATATGATGTTTTTAATATTGTGGATGACCCCGTTTGGCTGGAGAAGTTTAGAGCTAAGCAACCTCCTATAGATTACTGGTTAGAACTGCGTAAAGGAAGGAAAGCATGGTCCGAGAAGTATAATCCAAGTATCCCTCATGGAAGCAGATACAGGGTTTATTTTAACACTCCTAGTGGCCCTGTGGAACGTGTTCCTGCTTGGGCTACTTACGTGCTTCCAG AAGTAGAGGGAAAGCAATCAGTTGCAGTCCACTGGGAACCACCTCCAGAAGAGGCATATAGATGGAAAAATGAACGTCCAAAGGTTCCAAAGTCCCTTCGTATATATGAATGCCATGTGGGAATTAGTGGATCAGAGCCGAAAGTTGCTTCTTTCAGTGAATTTACTGAGAAG GTCCTTCTACACGTGAAAGAATCCGGATACAATGCAATTCAGTTGATTGGGGTTATTGAGCACAAAGATTATTTCACCGTCGGTTATAGA GTGACCAATCTGTTTGCTGTTAGCAGCCGATTTGGTACTCCTGATGACTTCAAGCGTTTGGTTGATGAAGCACATG GTCTTGGGATGTTAGTCTTCTTAGATATTGTTCATTCATACTCGGCAGCTGACGAGATGGTCGGCTTATCCCTATTTGATGGATCAAATGATTGTTATTTCCACACTG GTAAAAGAGGTCATCACAAATATTGGGGTACCAGAATGTTCAAGTACGGAGATCTTGATGTTCTGCATTATTTGCTGTCTAATTTGAAATG GTGGGTTGAGGAGTATCAAGTTGATGGTTTCCATTTTCACTCACTTTCATCTATGATGTACACACACAATGGTTTTGCTGCTTTTACTGGCGACATGGAGGA GTATTATAATCAGTATGTAGACAAAGATGCTTTGATATATTTGATTTTGGCAAATGAGATGCTGCATGAGCTTAATCCGAATATAATAACAATAGCAGAAGAT GCAACTTTTTACCCTGGATTGTGTGAACCAACTTCTGAAGGTGGATTGGGATTTGATTTTTATGACAATATAACTGTATCAGAGATGTGGTTATCGTTACTTGAAAATGTCCCTGATCATGAATGGAGCATGAATAAG GTTGTAAAGACGCTGTTAGGCAACGGACAAAATACAAATAAGATGCTTATTTACGCTGAAAACCACAACCAG TCCATATCTGGAGGGCGTTCATTTGGGGAAATATTGTTTGGTGGGACTAAAGAGCCGTCttctggttcagaaaatatgttGCTTAGAGGATCATCATTATACAAA ATgattaaattgattacatttaCGATAAGCGGACGAGCATACCTCAACTTCATGGGGAATGAATTTGGGCATCCAATG AGGGTGGAATTCCCTATGCCTAGCAATGATTTCTCTTTTTCACTTGCGAACCGTCAATGGGATTTGGTGAAAGACAAGGGAGTGCATCAGGATATTTTTTCCTTTGATAAG GATATGATGAAGTTGGACGAGAGAATGTTTTCAAGAAGCTTACCCAAAATTCACCATGTAAATGATACTACAATG GTAATATCTTACATAAGAGGTCCCTTTCTCTTCGTTTTCAATTTTCACCCTGAAAATTCCTACGAGAGATATAGTGTTGGGGCAGATGAAGCTGGGGAATATCAG CTTATACTTGATACGGATGGTGTCAATTACGGGGGACAAGGACATCTTAAAGATGATCAATATCTTCAAAGAACCATGAGTAACAG AATTGATGGACTCAGAAACTGCTTAGAGATTATGCTGCCTAGTAGAACTGCTCAG GTCTACAAACTAACTCGAATTCTACGAGTGTGA